One genomic segment of Candidatus Methylomirabilota bacterium includes these proteins:
- a CDS encoding ABC transporter permease: MIGVPVSTDAETRPLVPVRAVPAGGGVLRLGRRSPLTLVGGLILLVVVLASIGAPWLTPSNPIKPSFGKRLQPPWALGGTSAYVLGADNLGRDILARVLYGGRISLALAASAVVLAAGAGVVVGLAAGCFGGRVDDFVMRVADVQLAFPVIMLAIAIVAVVGTSPLALVGVLALSGWVLYARTVRANVLTIRQLEYVEAARTLGASDLRIIVHHILPNTLAPILVIGSSQFATMVLLESGLSFLGMGVQPPQPSWGLMLAEGRDYLSNAWWLATVPGFAISLVVLGANLLGDGLRDLLDPHLRP; encoded by the coding sequence GTGATCGGCGTGCCCGTCTCCACCGACGCCGAGACCCGCCCGCTGGTTCCCGTCCGCGCGGTGCCCGCCGGCGGCGGGGTTCTCCGTCTGGGCCGGCGGAGTCCGCTCACCCTGGTGGGCGGGCTGATCCTGCTCGTCGTGGTCCTGGCCAGCATCGGCGCGCCCTGGCTCACGCCCAGCAATCCGATCAAGCCGAGCTTCGGCAAGCGGCTCCAGCCGCCGTGGGCGCTGGGCGGCACCTCCGCCTACGTGCTGGGCGCCGACAACCTCGGGCGCGACATCCTCGCCCGGGTGCTCTACGGCGGGCGGATCTCGCTGGCGCTCGCCGCCAGCGCCGTCGTCCTCGCGGCCGGGGCCGGCGTGGTGGTGGGGCTCGCCGCCGGCTGCTTCGGGGGACGGGTCGACGATTTCGTCATGCGAGTGGCCGACGTCCAGCTCGCCTTCCCCGTCATCATGCTGGCCATCGCCATCGTCGCGGTGGTCGGGACGAGCCCGCTGGCTCTGGTGGGCGTCCTGGCGCTCAGCGGCTGGGTCCTCTACGCGCGCACCGTGCGGGCCAACGTCCTGACGATCCGCCAGCTCGAGTACGTCGAGGCCGCCCGCACCCTGGGCGCCAGCGACCTGCGGATCATCGTCCACCACATCCTGCCCAACACGCTGGCCCCGATCCTGGTCATCGGCTCGAGCCAGTTCGCGACGATGGTCCTGCTCGAGTCCGGGCTCAGCTTCCTGGGGATGGGTGTCCAGCCGCCCCAGCCGTCCTGGGGCCTGATGCTGGCCGAGGGCCGCGACTATCTCTCCAACGCCTGGTGGCTCGCCACCGTGCCGGGCTTCGCCATCTCCCTCGTCGTGCTCGGCGCCAACCTGCTCGGCGACGGCCTCCGCGACCTCCTCGATCCCCACCTGCGTCCGTGA
- a CDS encoding ABC transporter permease, with protein sequence MRSYLVRRLWQSAVTLAGVSVLVFVILRVIPGDPAKMLLPEGAPQSAVEELNRQLGLRQPLYVQYGIFLRSVFRGDFGQSFQYRSPALQVVVERLPATLQLTLAAMLLTVAFGVSIGIVAAVRQGTGYDYAGTALAVLGQSLPNFWLGIMLILLFGVTLRWLPTSGFQGWRYLVLPSITLAAFPTALVARLTRSSMLEILSRDYIRTGRAKGLTERIVVLRHALKNATIPVLTVIGLQIGTLLGGAVITESVFAWPGMGKLVVDAIFFRDFPVVQTILILSATVFVLINLLVDVLYTVLDPRIRYT encoded by the coding sequence ATGCGGTCGTATCTGGTCCGGCGGCTTTGGCAGTCCGCCGTCACGCTGGCCGGCGTCTCTGTCCTGGTCTTCGTCATCCTCCGGGTCATCCCCGGCGACCCGGCCAAGATGCTCCTGCCGGAAGGCGCCCCCCAGTCGGCGGTCGAGGAGCTCAACCGCCAGCTCGGGCTCCGCCAGCCGCTCTACGTCCAGTACGGCATCTTCCTGCGAAGCGTGTTCCGCGGCGATTTCGGCCAGTCCTTCCAGTACCGTTCGCCGGCGCTCCAGGTGGTCGTGGAGCGCCTGCCGGCGACCCTCCAGCTCACGCTGGCCGCCATGTTGCTGACGGTCGCCTTCGGGGTGTCGATCGGAATCGTGGCGGCGGTCCGCCAGGGAACGGGCTACGACTACGCCGGGACCGCGCTGGCGGTGCTGGGTCAGTCCCTGCCCAACTTCTGGCTCGGGATCATGCTCATCTTGCTCTTCGGCGTGACGCTGCGCTGGCTGCCCACCTCGGGCTTCCAGGGCTGGCGGTACCTCGTCCTGCCCAGCATCACGCTGGCCGCGTTCCCGACGGCGCTGGTGGCGCGGCTGACGCGCTCGAGCATGCTGGAGATCCTGAGCCGGGACTACATCCGGACCGGCCGGGCCAAGGGGCTGACCGAGCGGATCGTCGTCCTGCGACATGCGCTCAAGAACGCGACGATCCCGGTGCTGACGGTGATCGGGCTGCAGATCGGCACCTTGCTGGGCGGAGCCGTCATCACCGAATCCGTCTTCGCGTGGCCCGGCATGGGGAAGCTCGTGGTGGACGCCATCTTCTTCCGGGATTTCCCGGTCGTCCAGACGATCCTCATCCTCTCGGCCACGGTGTTCGTCCTCATCAACTTGCTGGTCGACGTGCTCTACACCGTCCTCGACCCCCGGATCCGGTACACCTGA
- a CDS encoding ABC transporter substrate-binding protein: MRQHASESARLSRRQFLVGGGVLLGAAATGLPTMAQAQGRRGEIIAGVSERALTLDPANHYSISATSVLRHIYDPLVDVTNDSKFVPALAESWRVVNNTTWRFTLRKGVSFHDGSPFNADSVVYSLKRVRDNSKLIKSFVYQDIETVEKDGDYAVNVTTKRPFGSLAAHLTMLGMLPPSAASQEDAFFQKPIGTGPFRFASWTHGDHVVMAANPSYWKPGLPKVEKVTFRFIPELSTRTAALRAGELHVIDRVPPDLVQTLKGSPGVRVLDVPAIETQRWHFQLAKEPVKDVRVRQAISLGIDRNVIIKDFLLGYGRPVVSPIPPGLIGHANLGQKPYDPQKARSILRQAGLRDVSVDWVLMKDLYPKQLEIAQAVAAMLSDVGIKVNIKNLEIATAREHRTAGTYDIFYSGWAHLPHDPDWFLGQWFTRAGAEKLTRYNNPRVEQLIAEGRVPDPKVRQQKYEELQRILWEEEPEIWPYYSVAIYAVSDKLRNFEARRDYYILLSDTSLA; encoded by the coding sequence ATGCGCCAGCATGCGAGCGAATCCGCGCGGCTGTCCCGGCGGCAGTTCCTGGTCGGTGGCGGAGTGTTGCTCGGCGCGGCCGCAACGGGCCTGCCGACCATGGCCCAAGCTCAGGGACGTCGCGGCGAGATCATCGCCGGGGTCTCCGAGCGGGCGCTCACCCTCGATCCGGCCAACCACTACTCCATCTCGGCGACCTCGGTCCTCCGGCACATCTACGATCCCCTCGTCGACGTGACCAACGACTCCAAGTTCGTGCCGGCTCTGGCCGAATCGTGGCGCGTCGTCAACAACACGACCTGGCGCTTCACGCTCCGCAAGGGCGTGAGCTTCCACGATGGGAGCCCCTTCAACGCCGACAGCGTCGTCTACTCGCTCAAGCGGGTCCGGGACAACAGCAAGCTTATCAAGTCGTTCGTCTACCAGGACATCGAGACGGTGGAGAAGGACGGCGACTACGCGGTCAACGTGACGACCAAGCGGCCGTTCGGCTCGCTGGCGGCGCATCTGACCATGCTCGGCATGCTGCCGCCGAGCGCGGCCAGCCAGGAGGACGCCTTCTTCCAGAAGCCGATCGGGACCGGCCCCTTCCGCTTCGCCAGCTGGACCCATGGCGACCACGTCGTCATGGCGGCCAACCCGAGCTACTGGAAGCCCGGCCTCCCCAAAGTCGAGAAGGTCACCTTCCGCTTCATCCCGGAGCTCTCGACGCGGACGGCCGCCCTCCGGGCCGGCGAGCTCCACGTGATCGACCGCGTGCCGCCCGACCTCGTGCAGACCCTCAAGGGGAGCCCGGGGGTGCGGGTCCTCGACGTGCCCGCCATCGAGACGCAGCGCTGGCACTTCCAGCTCGCCAAGGAACCGGTGAAGGACGTTCGCGTACGGCAGGCGATCTCCCTCGGCATCGACCGCAACGTGATCATCAAGGACTTCCTCCTCGGCTACGGCCGTCCGGTGGTCTCGCCCATCCCGCCCGGGCTCATCGGCCACGCCAACCTCGGCCAGAAGCCCTACGATCCGCAGAAGGCGCGCTCGATCCTCCGGCAGGCAGGCCTCCGGGACGTGTCGGTCGACTGGGTCCTCATGAAGGACCTCTATCCCAAGCAGCTCGAGATCGCCCAGGCGGTGGCCGCGATGCTGAGCGACGTCGGCATCAAGGTCAACATCAAGAACCTGGAGATCGCCACCGCGCGCGAGCACCGGACGGCCGGCACCTACGACATCTTCTACTCGGGCTGGGCGCACCTTCCCCACGACCCCGACTGGTTCCTGGGCCAGTGGTTCACCCGAGCCGGCGCCGAGAAGCTCACGCGCTACAACAACCCCCGCGTCGAGCAGCTCATCGCCGAGGGCCGTGTCCCCGACCCGAAGGTGCGCCAGCAGAAGTACGAGGAGCTCCAGCGCATCCTGTGGGAGGAAGAGCCCGAGATCTGGCCGTACTACAGCGTGGCCATCTACGCCGTCAGCGACAAGCTCCGGAACTTCGAGGCCCGGCGCGATTACTACATCCTGCTGAGTGACACGAGCCTCGCCTAG
- a CDS encoding type II toxin-antitoxin system HicA family toxin, which translates to MGLPRQTTRQELVRKFRALGWIGPISGGKHAFMKNGPRKVHIPNPHGAETIHGSLLKEILRQAEIEEDDWSRA; encoded by the coding sequence ATGGGGCTCCCCAGACAGACGACCCGGCAAGAGCTCGTCCGGAAGTTCCGAGCTCTCGGGTGGATTGGGCCGATTTCCGGCGGTAAACACGCCTTCATGAAGAACGGCCCGCGCAAGGTGCATATTCCCAATCCGCACGGTGCAGAAACCATCCATGGCTCCCTCCTCAAGGAGATTCTGCGGCAAGCCGAGATCGAGGAGGACGACTGGAGCCGAGCGTGA
- a CDS encoding FixH family protein: MRPLLLLLGAVGLGCSPPPPAAVAVEVACAPEATPLRQRCRVRLTDRHTGRAVEGATVTLAAEMPSMPLLHRVRPVTAAPGPQPGTYQGTLELEMAGRWVVAVRISRPLNDQVTHTLDVGS, encoded by the coding sequence ATGAGGCCGCTCCTGCTGCTGCTCGGCGCGGTGGGCCTGGGCTGCTCGCCCCCACCCCCGGCGGCGGTGGCGGTCGAGGTCGCCTGCGCGCCCGAAGCGACGCCCCTGCGCCAGCGCTGCCGCGTCCGGCTCACCGACCGCCACACGGGGCGCGCCGTGGAAGGCGCCACGGTGACCCTCGCGGCCGAGATGCCGTCCATGCCCCTGCTTCACCGGGTCCGCCCCGTCACCGCCGCCCCGGGCCCTCAGCCCGGAACCTACCAGGGCACGCTCGAGCTCGAGATGGCCGGCCGCTGGGTCGTCGCCGTGCGGATCAGCCGCCCCCTCAACGACCAGGTGACCCACACCCTGGACGTCGGCTCCTGA
- a CDS encoding ATP-binding cassette domain-containing protein has product MTLAVEGLSVSFDRTAALRDVTLGAAPGERVGLLGPNGAGKTTLFDAIGGFVRAAAGRVMLGDTPLSGRPADAVARAGVARLFQTPRVFTRMTVEENVRAGRPLDAGRWLGLVGLWARRDELAGALTPAERRRLELARALAGEPRLLLLDEPFGGLTPPETDAMVALVEHAATPGRILVLVEHRLAVVTRLCPRVVVLHLGEKIFDGSPSGLRSDARVRAAYLGTAR; this is encoded by the coding sequence GTGACGCTTGCCGTCGAAGGCCTCTCGGTGAGCTTCGACCGCACGGCGGCCCTCCGCGACGTGACGCTCGGCGCCGCCCCCGGCGAGCGGGTCGGGCTTCTCGGCCCCAACGGCGCCGGCAAGACCACGCTGTTCGACGCCATCGGCGGGTTCGTGCGGGCGGCAGCCGGCCGCGTCATGCTCGGGGACACGCCGCTCAGCGGGCGGCCGGCCGACGCCGTGGCCCGGGCCGGCGTGGCTCGGCTGTTCCAGACGCCCCGGGTGTTCACGCGAATGACGGTCGAGGAGAACGTCCGCGCGGGCCGCCCCCTCGACGCGGGACGATGGCTCGGATTGGTCGGGCTCTGGGCCCGCCGGGATGAGCTGGCCGGGGCATTGACACCGGCCGAGCGCCGCCGGCTCGAGCTGGCGCGAGCCCTGGCCGGGGAGCCGCGGCTGCTCCTCCTCGACGAGCCGTTCGGCGGGCTCACGCCCCCCGAGACCGACGCGATGGTCGCGCTGGTCGAGCACGCGGCGACGCCCGGCCGCATCCTCGTGCTCGTCGAGCACAGGCTCGCCGTCGTGACGCGCCTGTGCCCCCGGGTGGTCGTGCTCCACCTCGGGGAGAAGATCTTCGACGGCTCGCCGTCCGGACTGCGGTCGGACGCCCGGGTCCGGGCGGCCTATCTCGGAACGGCGCGATGA
- a CDS encoding branched-chain amino acid ABC transporter permease, with product MAPGRSVPRPGRLRSALPGGGARPSGEPGPRPLSDYAVSLLIRIGIEAFVALSAYLLLVTGRISFGQQGFFVIGAYAAGLATALYGAPLAGGIAAGALVAALGGAVFALPMAPTRGLGFAAGTLAFGELVRIGLLAFHHQVRVGPDLVGPAGADGFRGIRALFTSGTPLGAYALGIYALLALTLVALAALLRSRWGEVLRMIGEDEDLAAAVGIRVGRAKILSLAAAGALAGVGGGLFAHYATYVEPGHADVMLGVHSLAYGLIGGLGTPLGPPIGVAVDIGLLESFRVLESYRMILFGGLVMVLLVIRPRGLLDEVTVHRLTRWALGGRR from the coding sequence CTGGCACCTGGGCGGTCAGTTCCGCGACCTGGCCGCCTACGCTCTGCTCTTCCTGGCGGTGGCGCTCGCCCCTCGGGTGAGCCGGGGCCGCGCCCTCTGAGCGACTACGCGGTCTCCCTGCTGATCCGGATCGGCATCGAGGCCTTCGTGGCGCTCTCCGCCTATCTCCTGCTGGTGACCGGGCGCATCTCCTTCGGGCAGCAGGGATTCTTCGTGATTGGCGCCTATGCCGCGGGCCTGGCGACGGCCCTCTATGGTGCGCCGCTCGCCGGCGGGATCGCCGCCGGCGCGCTGGTGGCGGCCCTCGGCGGCGCCGTGTTCGCGCTCCCCATGGCGCCGACCCGTGGTCTCGGTTTCGCCGCGGGAACCCTGGCCTTCGGCGAGCTCGTCCGGATCGGGCTCCTGGCCTTTCACCATCAAGTGCGGGTGGGCCCGGATCTCGTCGGGCCGGCCGGGGCGGACGGCTTCCGCGGGATCCGTGCCCTCTTCACGAGCGGGACGCCGCTCGGCGCCTATGCGCTCGGGATCTACGCCCTTCTCGCGCTGACCCTCGTCGCCCTCGCCGCGCTGCTGCGCTCGCGGTGGGGCGAGGTGCTCCGCATGATCGGCGAGGACGAGGACCTCGCCGCTGCGGTGGGGATCCGCGTGGGCCGGGCCAAGATTCTCAGCCTGGCGGCCGCCGGGGCCCTGGCCGGCGTGGGCGGCGGCCTCTTCGCCCATTACGCGACCTACGTGGAGCCGGGCCACGCCGACGTCATGCTGGGCGTCCACAGCCTCGCCTACGGCCTGATCGGCGGCCTCGGCACCCCGCTCGGCCCGCCGATCGGCGTCGCGGTGGACATCGGGCTTCTCGAGTCCTTCCGTGTTCTCGAGAGCTACCGGATGATCCTCTTCGGCGGACTGGTGATGGTCCTCCTGGTCATCCGTCCACGCGGCCTGCTCGACGAGGTCACGGTCCACCGCCTGACGCGGTGGGCTCTCGGAGGGCGCCGGTGA
- a CDS encoding branched-chain amino acid ABC transporter permease, giving the protein MVDFVQALVDGVMLGATYSLLGLGFTLIFGVLRRPNLAFGPTILVGLYAGSLVSQRWPGMLSAAVAATLGAVLLTSVYVERCSFWALRHQAPVVSMISSFAVSMQLQELIALMAPSRTMAYPAPAWLPTLSLGPLLFRADALLMWSGATLIMLGLFALLYRTRLGTAIRALSDSAEAATLMGIDVGALGAAAFLLASAVGGVAGILIVTSQQQITPYFGLWATVKGLTAMLLGGAGSLPGAVVGGIVLGVVETQTLWHLGGQFRDLAAYALLFLAVALAPRVSRGRAL; this is encoded by the coding sequence GTGGTGGACTTCGTCCAGGCCTTGGTCGACGGGGTGATGCTGGGCGCCACCTACTCGCTGCTGGGCCTGGGCTTCACGCTCATCTTCGGCGTCCTCCGCCGACCGAATCTCGCCTTCGGGCCCACCATCCTGGTCGGGCTCTATGCGGGAAGCCTCGTGTCCCAGCGCTGGCCCGGGATGCTCTCGGCCGCCGTCGCCGCAACGCTGGGTGCCGTCCTCCTCACGAGCGTGTACGTCGAGCGCTGCTCCTTCTGGGCACTCCGGCATCAGGCGCCGGTCGTGTCCATGATCTCGTCGTTCGCCGTGTCCATGCAGCTCCAGGAGCTCATCGCGCTGATGGCGCCGAGCCGCACCATGGCCTACCCCGCCCCCGCCTGGCTCCCTACCCTGTCCCTCGGTCCGCTGCTGTTTCGTGCGGATGCGCTCCTCATGTGGAGCGGCGCCACCCTGATCATGCTCGGCCTCTTCGCCCTCCTCTACCGGACGCGCCTGGGCACGGCCATCCGGGCGCTGTCGGATTCCGCGGAGGCCGCGACGCTCATGGGCATCGACGTCGGCGCCCTGGGAGCGGCCGCCTTCCTCCTCGCCTCCGCCGTCGGCGGCGTGGCGGGGATCCTGATCGTCACGAGCCAGCAGCAGATCACGCCGTACTTCGGGCTGTGGGCCACCGTGAAAGGTCTGACGGCCATGCTTCTCGGCGGCGCCGGCTCGCTGCCCGGTGCGGTCGTCGGCGGCATCGTGCTCGGCGTCGTCGAGACGCAAACGCTCTGGCACCTGGGCGGTCAGTTCCGCGACCTGGCCGCCTACGCTCTGCTCTTCCTGGCGGTGGCGCTCGCCCCTCGGGTGAGCCGGGGCCGCGCCCTCTGA
- a CDS encoding cupin domain-containing protein, producing MKRLGVVTLVSLVLLTAATAQQPAGDDQALPKGFKVTPVLKTSKTASDMKIEYPKAAKPEVVSVTGELEPGGRTARHQHPVPVFVYILEGTITVQADGGRPREYKPGQAFMEDVNHWHQAFNKGTTPVKILVVFMGEEGKPTTINAK from the coding sequence ATGAAACGACTCGGCGTCGTCACCCTGGTGAGCCTCGTCCTGCTGACCGCGGCCACCGCCCAGCAGCCCGCCGGCGACGACCAGGCCCTCCCCAAGGGCTTCAAGGTCACGCCCGTGCTGAAAACCAGCAAGACGGCCAGCGACATGAAGATCGAGTATCCCAAGGCCGCGAAACCGGAAGTCGTCTCCGTGACCGGTGAGCTCGAGCCCGGAGGGCGGACGGCGCGCCATCAGCATCCGGTGCCGGTCTTCGTCTACATCCTCGAAGGCACGATCACGGTACAGGCCGACGGAGGGCGGCCGCGCGAGTACAAGCCGGGGCAGGCCTTCATGGAAGACGTCAATCACTGGCACCAGGCGTTCAACAAGGGTACGACACCGGTCAAGATCCTCGTCGTCTTCATGGGAGAAGAGGGCAAGCCGACCACGATCAACGCCAAGTAA
- a CDS encoding ABC transporter ATP-binding protein, producing the protein MLEVRDLVTSYGMIQALRGVTLTARPGEVTCILGPNGAGKTTLLYTIAGILRPRRGAIRFEGRELSAVPADRVVTHGLSLVPENRLVFPHMSVRDNLLAGAYPRLSRDRPGVAADLEAAFARFPLLRQRAGQAAGTLSGGEQQMLAIARALMARPRMLMMDEPSLGLAPMVVEQIFEIVASLNREGLTVLLVEQNARMALSIARRAYVLEQGRIAFEGTAAEVSANEAISRAYLGITGG; encoded by the coding sequence GTGCTCGAGGTCCGGGACCTCGTCACCAGCTACGGGATGATCCAGGCCCTCCGCGGCGTGACTCTCACCGCACGCCCCGGCGAGGTCACCTGCATCCTCGGCCCCAACGGGGCGGGCAAGACGACTCTCCTCTACACGATCGCGGGGATCCTCCGGCCCCGCCGGGGCGCGATCCGCTTCGAGGGTCGCGAGCTCTCGGCGGTCCCGGCCGACCGCGTCGTCACCCACGGCCTCTCGCTGGTCCCGGAGAACCGGCTGGTCTTCCCCCACATGTCGGTGCGAGACAACCTGCTGGCCGGCGCCTACCCGCGCCTCTCCCGGGATCGCCCGGGCGTCGCGGCCGACCTGGAAGCCGCCTTCGCGCGCTTCCCGCTCCTCCGCCAGCGCGCCGGTCAGGCGGCCGGGACCCTCTCGGGCGGCGAGCAGCAGATGCTCGCGATCGCCCGCGCGCTCATGGCACGTCCCCGGATGCTCATGATGGACGAGCCCTCGCTGGGGTTGGCGCCGATGGTCGTCGAGCAGATCTTCGAGATCGTGGCGAGTCTGAACCGCGAAGGCCTCACCGTGCTCCTGGTCGAGCAGAACGCCCGGATGGCGCTGTCGATCGCCCGCCGCGCGTACGTCCTGGAGCAGGGCCGGATCGCCTTCGAAGGCACGGCGGCCGAGGTCTCGGCCAACGAGGCCATCAGCCGGGCCTACCTCGGCATCACGGGCGGATAG
- a CDS encoding ABC transporter ATP-binding protein produces the protein MLATERLSKHFGGVRAVHQVDLAVPANEILGLIGPNGSGKSTIVNLVTGVYAPTAGRVRFRDRDITGWPPHRVLATGIGRTFQNIRLFGNLTVWQNLWVVGRAGARRDRGRLGRWLRTDRARLTQIEATLEFCGLRDRKEELARSLAFGEQRRLELARILAAEPDLLLLDEPAAGMNAAEIAELRDRIRLLKQRGKTIVLIEHHMELVMAVAERVVVLNFGEKIAEGPPAEVQESERVREAYLGKRR, from the coding sequence GTGCTCGCGACTGAACGGCTCAGCAAGCACTTCGGCGGGGTCCGGGCCGTTCACCAGGTGGACCTCGCCGTCCCCGCGAACGAGATCCTCGGGCTCATCGGCCCGAACGGCTCGGGCAAGAGCACGATCGTCAATCTGGTGACCGGCGTGTATGCGCCGACTGCCGGTCGGGTCCGCTTCCGAGACCGCGACATCACGGGCTGGCCGCCGCACCGTGTGCTGGCTACCGGGATCGGGCGGACCTTCCAGAACATCCGCCTCTTCGGCAACCTCACCGTCTGGCAGAACCTCTGGGTGGTCGGGCGGGCCGGGGCCCGGCGCGACCGGGGACGGCTCGGCCGGTGGCTCCGGACGGACCGGGCCCGACTGACCCAGATCGAGGCCACGCTGGAGTTCTGCGGACTCCGGGACCGGAAGGAGGAGCTGGCGCGCAGCCTGGCCTTCGGCGAGCAGCGCCGTCTGGAGTTGGCCCGCATCCTGGCCGCCGAGCCCGACCTCCTCCTCCTCGACGAGCCGGCCGCCGGGATGAACGCGGCCGAGATCGCGGAGCTCCGCGACCGGATCCGGCTCCTCAAGCAGCGCGGCAAGACGATCGTGCTCATCGAGCATCACATGGAGCTGGTCATGGCCGTCGCCGAGCGCGTCGTCGTGCTGAACTTCGGCGAGAAGATCGCCGAGGGTCCGCCGGCCGAGGTCCAGGAGAGCGAGCGCGTGCGCGAGGCCTACCTGGGGAAGCGACGCTGA
- a CDS encoding branched-chain amino acid ABC transporter permease — translation MEFYWSLLTLFGFRILLGLSAYVVILTGQISMAQAGFYALGAYTAGAATAMLGWPLVPAVLLGALVGGLFGFLVGFPALRVRGLFLVIATLAFTEIVRMVFLNLKYTVRIGDRTIGPAGAEGFRGITYYYQNGWSSLHIVAFTWACVLVVLGTFWLMDRSRAGAVLRAVGEDELAASSVGINLTAVKVSAMTAGGLVAGLAGALYAHYATYVSQEDFGVLLATFAIAYALIGGTGSVLGPIAGVLFFSLLIDGLRFLGDWRNLLFGVLIVLMMNLRPHGIIDVGLVRRLAFRARPGRATAGARD, via the coding sequence ATGGAGTTCTACTGGAGCCTCCTGACCCTCTTCGGCTTCCGCATTCTCCTCGGGCTCAGCGCCTACGTCGTGATCCTCACCGGACAGATCTCCATGGCCCAGGCCGGCTTCTACGCCCTCGGGGCCTACACGGCCGGCGCCGCCACGGCCATGTTGGGCTGGCCTCTCGTGCCCGCCGTTCTGCTCGGGGCGCTGGTCGGCGGGCTCTTCGGCTTCCTGGTGGGTTTTCCCGCGCTGCGCGTCCGCGGCCTGTTCCTGGTGATCGCCACGCTCGCCTTCACGGAGATCGTCCGGATGGTCTTCCTGAACCTCAAGTACACGGTACGCATCGGGGACCGCACCATCGGCCCGGCCGGGGCCGAGGGCTTCCGCGGCATCACCTACTATTACCAGAACGGCTGGTCGTCGCTTCACATCGTCGCCTTCACCTGGGCCTGCGTCCTCGTCGTGCTCGGCACCTTCTGGCTCATGGACCGCTCCCGGGCCGGCGCCGTCCTCCGCGCCGTCGGTGAGGACGAGCTGGCGGCCTCCAGCGTCGGCATCAACCTCACCGCGGTCAAGGTCTCGGCCATGACGGCGGGGGGCCTGGTGGCGGGGCTCGCCGGCGCCCTGTATGCCCACTACGCCACCTACGTCTCCCAGGAAGACTTCGGCGTGCTCCTCGCCACCTTCGCCATCGCCTACGCGCTGATCGGCGGCACCGGGAGCGTGCTGGGGCCGATCGCCGGGGTTCTCTTCTTCTCGCTGCTCATCGACGGCCTCCGCTTCCTCGGCGACTGGCGAAACCTCCTCTTCGGCGTCCTGATCGTCCTGATGATGAACCTCCGCCCTCACGGGATCATCGACGTCGGCCTGGTGCGCCGGCTGGCCTTCCGCGCGCGGCCGGGTCGGGCGACCGCCGGTGCTCGCGACTGA
- a CDS encoding branched-chain amino acid ABC transporter permease — protein MTDLVLDVVQQVLNGFLFGSSYALIGIGFTMIFGVMDKLNLAFAVTGLAGAYIGLGVLHLTGAPLVVVFLTAVAAAGVLGLVIELACFRWMPRDYPLAPLMATMGMLFFLDEVFAHATYGRPVAFPAPLGQLMLDAGPWLLRGDLGFMFLVSLVVMGGLWVLVYRTRLGLATRAVSQQPVAAQLCGIGLRRVNAAVFVITGMIGGIAGVLIGSAVGNLSPLLSLPLTVKGLVTAVLGGLGSIPGAIVAGLLLGIVEYEALYFVGIGYRDMVTYLLLFAFLVFRPGGLFGSRARA, from the coding sequence ATGACCGATCTCGTCCTGGACGTCGTCCAGCAGGTGCTCAACGGGTTCCTCTTCGGCTCCTCCTATGCCCTCATCGGGATCGGCTTCACCATGATCTTCGGCGTCATGGACAAGCTGAACCTGGCCTTCGCCGTCACCGGGCTGGCCGGCGCCTACATCGGACTCGGGGTTCTCCACCTGACCGGGGCGCCGCTCGTGGTCGTCTTCCTCACCGCCGTCGCCGCCGCCGGGGTCCTGGGACTGGTGATCGAGCTGGCCTGTTTCCGCTGGATGCCGCGCGACTATCCGCTGGCGCCTTTGATGGCCACCATGGGGATGCTCTTCTTCCTGGACGAGGTGTTCGCCCACGCGACCTACGGGCGGCCGGTGGCATTCCCGGCTCCCCTGGGCCAGCTCATGCTGGACGCGGGGCCCTGGCTGCTCCGCGGGGACCTCGGCTTCATGTTCCTGGTGAGCCTGGTGGTCATGGGGGGACTCTGGGTCCTCGTCTACCGGACGCGCCTGGGCCTGGCGACGCGCGCCGTCTCCCAGCAGCCGGTGGCGGCCCAGCTCTGCGGCATCGGCCTCAGGCGGGTCAACGCCGCCGTATTCGTCATCACCGGGATGATCGGCGGCATCGCGGGCGTCCTCATCGGCTCGGCGGTCGGCAACCTCTCCCCGCTCCTGTCTCTGCCCCTCACCGTCAAGGGCCTGGTCACCGCCGTCCTCGGGGGGCTGGGCTCCATCCCGGGCGCCATCGTGGCGGGACTCCTCCTGGGCATCGTGGAGTACGAGGCGCTCTACTTCGTCGGCATCGGCTATCGAGACATGGTCACCTACCTCCTGCTCTTCGCCTTCCTCGTCTTCCGCCCGGGGGGCCTGTTCGGCTCGCGCGCCCGCGCCTGA